A part of Macrobrachium nipponense isolate FS-2020 chromosome 26, ASM1510439v2, whole genome shotgun sequence genomic DNA contains:
- the LOC135200018 gene encoding protein SREK1IP1-like isoform X2, translating into MEDRPLARIGPTGGGDVRASCKKCGYPGHLTYQCRNFIKVDPLKDVVLDVSSTSSEESDHETPLTQLRTQELLAKMKEDKRMRKESKKLKKEKKKLKKEKKHRSKSHDRSRSRSPVGLKKSTKHKSSSSSDSRDSRHKKKKKKSHD; encoded by the exons ATGGAAGATCGCCCTCTTGCTCGCATTGGCCCAACCGGTGGTGGTGATGTTAGAGCATCCTGTAAGAAGTGCGGCTATCCAGGTCACCTAACTTACCAGTGTCGGAATTTTATAAAG GTTGATCCCCTGAAAGATGTAGTCTTAGATGTATCTTCAACCTCTTCAGAAGAGAGCGACCATGAAACTCCTTTGACCCAGCTGCGCACGCAAGAGCTACTTGCCAAG ATGAAAGAAGATAAAAGAATgaggaaagaaagtaaaaaattaaaaaaggagaaaaagaaactaaagaaagagaagaagcacAGAAGTAAAAGTCATGACAGATCACGGTCTCGTTCACCAGTTGGGTTGAAAAAAAGTACAAAGCACAAAAGCAGTTCATCGTCTGATAGCCGTGACTCCagacacaagaagaagaagaagaagagccatGACTAA
- the LOC135200018 gene encoding zinc finger protein Xfin-like isoform X1, whose amino-acid sequence METYSSHNEGDVLPQDTKDEMIDEYLNSVIVVGKEVAIKRYSSDESKICKIRELGNEFVILEFSGDETEGEENLKICPQEFLSTKTVKCRESPHYQDSATNSLKDDLAPLIKADKNETSSTKSPSNRRLFNCLECTKVFISQVGFDRHLTDHHLDEFDGHISNCEAFNCSESCGISPSNVTGKVKEIGEQRVTTEVLGTRYKDEDLVSSKGSEMMQREELQGEESYDTGTTCDEELAVKDEEFQFKCSSCKKSYRNRRGLNRHLRVHKGEKPYLCLVCCKRYSYKHDLHNHVKSHTDSPLEIHKLSDYVDKPFKCGVCTEQFSFEFDFERHLREHEKGIEGKVKALDKGVLDKGELQDNQIPTVSSTSVVEESVDDDVNLSVSEASVDMESTENLYLKKLRPKKLKSQDKLSHGNFDICIYCKQEFASRESYDGHFTNPQGVKPYRCCVCFRGFSYKQCLQKHLENHVSGAGGANDTLKATKRKLSKCKFCKIIFASNFELQDHLQIHGKTVEKKKKVREKHFECEVCGREFAFERAFLKHCQTHSMAHLYRCFVCERKFMNKRKISFHMKGHNKGGHDEAVPDCAEVGQGEYMKNIEMCGKHHNGDVNNSMESNLGGENVHVATEVPECFGHPKMCKCITCNGDPVKEKREQSTWEFLEGCDESRESNSRPCHMYRRPCEHEQSGSKSCVCLQCKKTFQNSGKLDRHKLICSKLISVNLIINSLL is encoded by the coding sequence ATGGAGACGTATTCATCTCACAACGAAGGTGATGTTCTCCCACAAGATACCAAGGATGAGATGATTGATGAATATCTTAACAGTGTTATTGTTGTGGGAAAAGAAGTAGCcataaaaagatacagttcaGATGAAAGCAAGATATGTAAAATTAGGGAGCTGGGTAATGAATTTGTGATTTTAGAATTCAGTGGAGATGAGACAGAAGGtgaggaaaatctgaaaatttgcCCACAAGAATTTTTATCAACCAAAACTGTCAAATGTAGGGAAAGTCCACATTACCAGGACTCTGCTACTAACTCTTTGAAAGATGATTTGGCCCCCTTAATAAAGGCGGATAAGAATGAAACCTCATCTACTAAGTCTCCATCAAATCGTAGGCTCTTCAACtgtctggaatgtacaaaagtgTTCATTAGTCAAGTGGGTTTTGATAGGCACTTGACGGACCACCACCTTGATGAATTTGATGGCCACATTAGTAATTGTGAGGCTTTTAATTGTTCTGAAAGCTGTGGAATAAGCCCCTCAAATGTAACAGGAAAAGTTAAGGAGATTGGGGAACAGAGAGTAACAACTGAAGTTTTGGGCACAAGATACAAAGATGAAGATTTGGTAAGTAGTAAAGGAAGTGAAATGATGCAAAGGGAAGAATTGCAAGGTGAAGAAAGCTACGATACAGGTACTACATGTGATGAAGAATTAGCAGTCAAAGATGAGGAGTTTCAGTTTAAGTGTAGTAGTTGCAAGAAGTCTTACAGAAATCGTCGTGGTCTTAATCGCCACCTCAGAGTTCATAAGGGTGAGAAACCCTATTTATGTTTGGTTTGCTGCAAGAGGTATTCGTATAAACATGATTTACACAATCATGTGAAAAGCCACACCGATTCTCCACTGGAAATTCATAAGTTGTCCGATTATGTGGATAAACCATTCAAGTGTGGTGTTTGTACAGAGCAATTTTCCTTTGAGTTTGACTTTGAAAGGCATTTAAGGGAGCATGAAAAAGGTATTGAGGGCAAAGTTAAAGCTTTGGATAAAGGAGTATTGGATAAAGGAGAATTGCAGGATAACCAAATCCCTACAGTAAGTAGTACATCAGTTGTTGAAGAAAGCGTGGATGATGATGTAAACCTCTCAGTAAGTGAAGCTAGTGTGGATATGGAGAGTACTGAGAATCTGTACTTGAAAAAGCTAAGGCCAAAAAAATTGAAGTCTCAAGATAAATTGAGCCACGGAAACTTTGATATATGCATTTACTGTAAACAAGAGTTTGCAAGCAGGGAAAGTTATGATGGGCACTTTACAAATCCACAAGGTGTTAAGCCTTATAGGTGTTGTGTATGCTTCAGGGGGTTTTCTTATAAACAGTGTTTACAGAAACATTTGGAAAATCATGTGTCTGGTGCAGGAGGTGCTAATGACACACTTAAGGCCACTAAGAGAAAACTTTCGAAGTGTAAATTTTGCAAGATAATCTTTGCATCAAATTTTGAGCTTCAGGACCACTTGCAGATTCATGGAAAGActgttgaaaagaaaaagaaagttcgGGAAAAGCATTTTGAGTGTGAAGTATGTGGGAGGGAGTTTGCTTTTGAAAGAGCTTTTCTGAAACATTGTCAAACTCACAGTATGGCACATTTGTACCGGTGTTTTGTATGTGAAAGAAAGTTTATGAACAAGAGGAAAATAAGCTTTCACATGAAAGGTCACAACAAAGGAGGACATGATGAAGCTGTACCAGACTGTGCAGAGGTAGGGCAAGGTGAATATATGAAGAATATAGAAATGTGTGGAAAACACCACAATGGTGATGTTAATAATTCAATGGAAAGCAATTTAGGTGGTGAAAATGTTCATGTTGCCACTGAAGTTCCAGAATGTTTTGGACACCCAAAGATGTGCAAATGTATTACATGTAATGGTGacccagtaaaagaaaaaagggaacagAGCACTTGGGAATTCTTAGAAGGCTGTGATGAATCTCGTGAGAGTAACAGTCGGCCATGTCATATGTATCGAAGACCCTGTGAGCATGAGCAGAGTGGTTCTAAAAGTTGTGTGTGTTTACAGTGTAAGAAAACTTTTCAGAATAGTGGAAAGTTAGACAGACATAAGCTGATTTGTTCCAAATTAATTTCTGTTAATTTAATCATTAACAGTCTACTGTAA
- the LOC135200019 gene encoding exosome complex exonuclease RRP42-like isoform X2, producing the protein MLGIRVDGRERLDYRQLELETGIVSTANGSARVRLDRTDVLVTVKMEMEPPAPDRPKNGHLYFFVNCSANAAPEFEGRGGEDLATSLSSMLERVYSSPHTLDTRKLCVVEGKYVKALYVDIEILECGGNLFDTVSVGVKAALWATELPRIHVVGEDGGELEFALSDNPHDVDRVDVSNAPVLITHLRITENLTVIDPTPEEECCGPVSVVVGVTPKGHITATQLLGSGTFTPKTLSSSIKSARDLGQRIHQHLQMKLHQKKT; encoded by the exons ATG CTTGGAATTCGTGTTGATGGCAGAGAGCGGCTTGATTATAGACAGCTGGAATTGGAGACAGGCATTGTATCTACAGCAAATGGTTCTGCCAGAGTTAGACTCGATCGCACTGATGTATTGGTTACAgttaaaatggaaatggaaccaCCAGCTCCTGACCGACCAAAGAATGGGCATCTCTACTTTTTTGTAAATTG TTCTGCTAATGCTGCACCAGAGTTTGAGGGACGTGGTGGTGAGGATCTAGCGACAAGTCTTAGTTCAATGCTAGAAAGAGTTTATTCCTCCCCACACACATTAGACACAAGGAAACTATGTGTGGTTGAAGGCAAATATGTAAAAGCACTTTATGTTGATATAGAG ATCCTAGAGTGTGGTGGGAATTTATTTGATACGGTTAGCGTAGGTGTCAAAGCTGCTCTTTGGGCAACAGAGTTACCTAGAATACATGTGGTAGGTGAAGATGGAGGTGAACTAGAATTTGCTCTGTCAGATAATCCCCATGATGTAGACAGGGTTGATGTCTCCAATGCTCCAGTCCTTATCACACATTTGAGG ATAACAGAAAATTTAACTGTCATAGACCCTACTCCAGAGGAAGAATGTTGTGGTCCAGTATCTGTTGTTGTAGGTGTAACCCCAAAAGGACACATAACTGCTACACAGTTGTTAGGGAGTGGTACATTTACTCCAAAAACTTTGTCATCTTCTATAAAG AGTGCAAGAGACCTTGGACAGAGGATCCATCAGCATCTTCAGATGAAATTGCACCAGAAGAAAACATAG
- the LOC135200019 gene encoding exosome complex exonuclease RRP42-like isoform X1 produces MTDLNLSDAEKRYIVDGVKLGIRVDGRERLDYRQLELETGIVSTANGSARVRLDRTDVLVTVKMEMEPPAPDRPKNGHLYFFVNCSANAAPEFEGRGGEDLATSLSSMLERVYSSPHTLDTRKLCVVEGKYVKALYVDIEILECGGNLFDTVSVGVKAALWATELPRIHVVGEDGGELEFALSDNPHDVDRVDVSNAPVLITHLRITENLTVIDPTPEEECCGPVSVVVGVTPKGHITATQLLGSGTFTPKTLSSSIKSARDLGQRIHQHLQMKLHQKKT; encoded by the exons ATGACAGATCTAAACTTAAGCGATGCTGAGAAAAGATATATAGTGGATGGTGTCAAG CTTGGAATTCGTGTTGATGGCAGAGAGCGGCTTGATTATAGACAGCTGGAATTGGAGACAGGCATTGTATCTACAGCAAATGGTTCTGCCAGAGTTAGACTCGATCGCACTGATGTATTGGTTACAgttaaaatggaaatggaaccaCCAGCTCCTGACCGACCAAAGAATGGGCATCTCTACTTTTTTGTAAATTG TTCTGCTAATGCTGCACCAGAGTTTGAGGGACGTGGTGGTGAGGATCTAGCGACAAGTCTTAGTTCAATGCTAGAAAGAGTTTATTCCTCCCCACACACATTAGACACAAGGAAACTATGTGTGGTTGAAGGCAAATATGTAAAAGCACTTTATGTTGATATAGAG ATCCTAGAGTGTGGTGGGAATTTATTTGATACGGTTAGCGTAGGTGTCAAAGCTGCTCTTTGGGCAACAGAGTTACCTAGAATACATGTGGTAGGTGAAGATGGAGGTGAACTAGAATTTGCTCTGTCAGATAATCCCCATGATGTAGACAGGGTTGATGTCTCCAATGCTCCAGTCCTTATCACACATTTGAGG ATAACAGAAAATTTAACTGTCATAGACCCTACTCCAGAGGAAGAATGTTGTGGTCCAGTATCTGTTGTTGTAGGTGTAACCCCAAAAGGACACATAACTGCTACACAGTTGTTAGGGAGTGGTACATTTACTCCAAAAACTTTGTCATCTTCTATAAAG AGTGCAAGAGACCTTGGACAGAGGATCCATCAGCATCTTCAGATGAAATTGCACCAGAAGAAAACATAG